A single window of Intrasporangium calvum DSM 43043 DNA harbors:
- a CDS encoding lytic transglycosylase domain-containing protein translates to MVRIVRVKEVARRAVAVLPAIALATTGVALAAGAGVSSGGVPDEALRGGASPRYPSAGPPPAPMQLPPVYRTFTDPFPSVPVPSVAAAAARLVGGLAPVRIDGNGIPAPALAAYRRAAELLGSLDPACGLDWALLGAIGRVESNHARFGGNALDPAGVARPGIIGIPLDGRSGTARITDTDDGRWDRDGVYDRAVGPMQFIPGTWRTAGRDGDGDGATNPQSMADSAAAAGVYLCSGIGDLRDPAQARDAVLRYNHSDDYARSVLAIAEAYRSGVTVVPMSAISAARPAEGSGTQTPPGSGFAWGGGAAPSSDPSSTRPSPTATASGSSEPTRTPSPTSSSPTADPAPAPRPSTPAPRLPIPTAQLPTTVRVPLPTLPVDTPLPSTASLSIGDLLALPHLPTLLGDPSGLVRVVDPSSGEVVCILDEAIVTCP, encoded by the coding sequence GTGGTCCGGATCGTCCGCGTCAAGGAGGTCGCCCGGCGCGCCGTGGCCGTCCTGCCCGCCATCGCCCTGGCGACGACCGGTGTGGCGCTCGCCGCCGGGGCGGGCGTCTCGTCGGGAGGGGTGCCGGACGAGGCCCTCAGGGGTGGGGCGAGCCCGCGCTACCCGAGCGCGGGACCACCGCCCGCCCCGATGCAGCTGCCCCCGGTCTACCGCACCTTCACGGACCCGTTCCCCAGCGTGCCCGTCCCCTCCGTTGCCGCTGCGGCCGCCCGGCTCGTCGGCGGTCTCGCCCCGGTCCGGATCGACGGGAACGGCATCCCCGCTCCGGCATTGGCGGCCTATCGACGGGCGGCGGAGCTGCTCGGCTCGCTCGACCCCGCGTGTGGCCTCGACTGGGCGCTGCTCGGGGCCATCGGCCGGGTCGAGAGCAACCACGCACGGTTCGGCGGCAACGCGCTCGACCCGGCGGGAGTCGCCCGGCCCGGCATCATCGGCATCCCCCTCGACGGCCGCAGCGGCACGGCACGCATCACCGACACCGACGACGGACGCTGGGACCGGGACGGGGTCTACGACCGCGCGGTCGGGCCGATGCAGTTCATCCCCGGAACCTGGCGGACCGCCGGCCGCGACGGCGACGGCGACGGCGCCACGAACCCGCAGAGCATGGCCGACTCGGCCGCGGCCGCAGGGGTCTATCTCTGCTCGGGCATCGGCGACCTGCGGGACCCGGCCCAGGCCCGGGACGCCGTCCTGCGCTACAACCACTCCGACGACTACGCCCGGAGCGTCCTCGCCATCGCGGAGGCGTACCGCTCCGGCGTGACCGTCGTGCCGATGAGCGCCATCTCGGCGGCGCGCCCCGCCGAAGGCTCAGGCACGCAGACGCCCCCGGGCTCGGGCTTCGCCTGGGGTGGCGGTGCCGCACCGTCGTCCGACCCCTCATCGACTCGGCCGAGCCCGACGGCCACAGCATCGGGGTCCTCCGAGCCGACGCGCACGCCCAGCCCCACATCCTCGTCCCCCACCGCGGACCCGGCCCCCGCTCCGCGACCGAGCACGCCTGCCCCGCGCCTGCCGATCCCGACGGCGCAGCTCCCCACGACGGTGCGGGTGCCCCTGCCCACCCTGCCGGTGGACACGCCGCTGCCCTCGACGGCCTCGCTCAGCATCGGCGACCTGCTCGCACTGCCACACCTCCCGACGCTGCTCGGCGACCCTTCCGGCCTCGTGCGCG
- the serC gene encoding phosphoserine transaminase, which produces MTDAPAPANPATTPPITIPSELLPSDGRFGSGPSKVRPEQLEHLASLGRTVLGTSHRQAPVKNLVGSVRSGLRDLFSLPDGYEVILGNGGSTAFWDIAAFGLVRERAQHLAFGEFSSKFGNVTQNAPFLGDSTIIKADPGSLPTARAEAGVDVYAWPHNETSTGVMAPVQRVEGADEDALVLIDATSGAGGLPVDITQTDVYYFAPQKCFASDGGLWLALFSPAALARVEEIAATGRWVPDFFSLPTAIDNSLKNQTYNTPAVATLAMLDAQLQWLNGNGGLDWATARTKDSSSRLYEWAEATSYTTPYVADPAARSQVVGTIDFDDAIDAAAVAKVLRAHGVVDVEPYRKLGRNQLRVAMFPAVEPDDVSRLTQAIAHVVSQLG; this is translated from the coding sequence GTGACCGACGCCCCCGCCCCCGCGAACCCCGCGACCACGCCGCCCATCACGATCCCGAGCGAGCTGCTCCCGTCCGACGGGCGGTTCGGCTCCGGCCCCTCGAAGGTGCGCCCCGAGCAGCTCGAGCACCTGGCCAGCCTCGGCCGCACCGTCCTCGGCACGTCGCACCGCCAGGCCCCGGTCAAGAACCTCGTCGGCTCCGTCCGCTCCGGCCTGCGTGACCTCTTCAGCCTCCCGGACGGCTACGAGGTCATCCTCGGCAACGGCGGCTCGACGGCGTTCTGGGACATCGCCGCCTTCGGTCTCGTCCGCGAGCGGGCCCAGCACCTGGCGTTCGGCGAGTTCTCGAGCAAGTTCGGCAACGTCACCCAGAACGCCCCCTTCCTCGGGGACTCCACGATCATCAAGGCCGACCCGGGCTCCCTGCCGACCGCACGCGCCGAGGCCGGCGTCGACGTCTACGCGTGGCCGCACAACGAGACCTCGACCGGCGTCATGGCCCCGGTGCAGCGGGTCGAGGGCGCCGACGAGGACGCGCTCGTGCTCATCGACGCGACGTCGGGCGCCGGCGGGCTCCCCGTCGACATCACGCAGACCGACGTCTACTACTTCGCCCCGCAGAAGTGCTTCGCCTCCGACGGCGGGCTCTGGCTCGCGCTCTTCTCCCCGGCGGCGCTGGCCCGCGTGGAGGAGATCGCAGCGACGGGCCGCTGGGTGCCCGACTTCTTCAGCCTGCCGACGGCGATCGACAACTCGCTGAAGAACCAGACCTACAACACGCCCGCCGTGGCGACGCTGGCGATGCTCGACGCGCAGCTCCAGTGGCTCAACGGCAACGGCGGCCTCGACTGGGCGACCGCCCGCACCAAGGACTCGTCGAGCCGCCTCTACGAGTGGGCCGAGGCCACGTCCTACACGACGCCCTACGTCGCGGACCCGGCAGCGCGCTCGCAGGTCGTCGGGACGATCGACTTCGACGACGCGATCGACGCGGCGGCGGTGGCCAAGGTGCTCCGCGCGCACGGCGTCGTCGACGTCGAGCCCTACCGCAAGCTCGGGCGCAACCAGCTGCGGGTCGCGATGTTCCCCGCTGTCGAGCCCGACGACGTCAGCCGGCTGACGCAGGCGATCGCGCACGTGGTCTCCCAGCTCGGCTGA